A region of the Kribbella sp. NBC_01245 genome:
CCCGCTGGACCATCGCGGTCTCGGCGGCCAGAGCCATCGGCGCGGTGATGGCGAAGCAGAGCAATCCGACCAGAGCCGCGCCCAGTGCCCTGCTACCGGTGCTGCCGCCCTGGGGGCGCAACATCCGGTGACTCGTGATGATCACGGCCACCCAGCCGACGACCAGCAAGACCATCCCGACGGTGACGAGCAGCAGCTGCGTCGGGTTGACGGCGAGCTCGAGCACGTCACTGCCCTTGATGACGACATAGCCGCCGGCGATGACGCCAAGGAACAGAGTGAAACCGAGCACGGTGGCGCCGAGGCGGCGACGGCCGGCCATCAGGTAACCGGAGCCGGGCAGCAGCGCGCTGACCAGGGTCAGGCCGAGCGCCTTCGCGGTCGATCGACCGTCCTCGGCCCTACGGCTGCTCGGCTCGGCTCTACGGCCGGTTGGCTCGGCTTTGCGGACGCGGCGGCCTTTGGGCGCGGCGCGGCGGGCACGGCCCCGCGTGGGCGTGGGTTCATGATGGCTTGCCATCTGCGCCTCAACTGCTCCGTTCTCGAGCTGCCGGAACTGCGGAGCGGTACTGCCCGCACTTGGCTAAGACGCTACCGAGCGCGGAAAGGTTTACCCGATCCAGACCTGCCGTGGGCCGGAAACGCAGAGACCACGCCGCGTGATGCGTCGTGGTCCCTGTGTAACCGATGTGGGCGATACTGGGATCGAACCAGTGACCTCTTCCGTGTCAGGGAAGCGCGCTACCGCTGCGCCAATCGCCCGGGTCTGTTGAGGGTCGAGGTGGAGACGGGATTCGAACCCGTGTACACGGCTTTGCAGGCCGTTGCCTCGCCTCTCGGCCACTCCACCAAAAGAGGCGTGCTGACCCCTCGAGCGGATGACCGGGTTCGAACCGGCGACCTCAACCTTGGCAAGGTTGCGCTCTACCAACTGAGCTACATCCGCGTTGCGCTCCGGTTTCCCGGGTGCGAAGAGAACATTAGCACCTCTTCGGGACAGTTGTGACAAGGGGGTACCGGTGTGTCGGATGGGGCTGGATTGCCTTAAAAACAAGAAGCTCCTCACCGATTCGGTGAGGAGCTTCAGGAGTTCTGGTGGGCGATACTGGGATCGAACCAGTGACCTCTTCCGTGTCAGGGAAGCGCGCTACCGCTGCGCCAATCGCCCAGGATTTACCGCTGGGATGTTTCGAGAGGTGGAGACGGGATTCGAACCCGTGTACACGGCTTTGCAGGCCGTTGCCTCGCCTCTCGGCCACTCCACCAAAGAGATCGATCGGGCCTGCATGACCTTCTCCGAGCGGATGACCGGGTTCGAACCGGCGACCTCAACCTTGGCAAGGTTGCGCTCTACCAACTGAGCTACATCCGCACTGCGACCGGCTTTCGTACTCTCCGGCGCGAGACAGAACATTAGCCCATCTCGGCCGTAGTGCAAAAACGGGTTACCCGTCGGCTTGGCCGTAGGGTGCACGGGTCGGAAGGAGCAGTAATGATCACCTGGGTCAACGGCATGCTGCAGGACGATCCCGCAGCCGCCACGATCTCGCCGCTGGACCACGGCCTGACCACCGGCGACGGGGTCTTCGAAACCCTCAAAGTCGTTGCAGGCCAGCCGTTCGCGGTCACCAAGCACCTGGAGCGACTGGCGCGTTCGGCCGTCGGTCTGGGGCTGCCCGAGCCGGACGAGCACGAAGTCCGCGCGGGTATCGCCGCGGTGACGAAAGCCGACCCGGATCTCGCCTTCGGGCGGCTGCGGATCACGTACACCGGTGGCGTCTCGCCGCTGTCGTCGGACCGTGGCGATTCCGGTACGACGTTGGTGGTGGCGAGCCAGCCGATCGAACAGCCCGCACCGTCTTCGGCGATCGTGACGGTGCCCTGGGTGCGGAACGAGCGAAGCGCCGTGGCCGGGCTGAAGACCACGTCGTACGCCGAGAACGTGCGGGCGCTCGCCTATGCGAAAGCGCGTGGTGGTAGCGAGGCGATCTTCGCGAACACCGTCGGCGATCTGTGCGAGGGCACGGGATCGAACATCTTCTGCGTGTACGACGGTGAGCTGGTCACGCCGACGCTGGAGTCGGGCGCACTCGCCGGAGTCACTCGCGGGCTGGTGATCGCGTGGTTCGGCGCGGTCGAGCGCGACGTGCCCCTGGCGCGTCTGGCCGAGGCCGACGAGGTGTTCCTGACGTCGACCACGCGCGACGTACAGGCCATCCACAAGGTCGACGACCGCGACCTGGCCGCACCCGGCGAGGTCACGGCCGAAGTAGCGCGCGTCTTCGCCGAGCGATCAGCAGAGGACATCGACCCGTAGACCGTCACGTCTTCGGTTTGCCCCGGCGGGATTGGTGCGACGTGGTCCGGTGGGACTTGTCGCCGGCTTGCCGGGCTAGTCGCCGGCGGATTTGCGGCGCTCGCGATAGGCGGCGACGTGCAGCCGGTTGCCGCAGGTGCGGGCGTCGCAATAACGCTTCGAGCGATTGCGGGACAGGTCGATGAGAGCGTCGTCACAATCCGGCGCCTCGCACCGGCGCAACCGCTCGCGCTCCCCGGACGCGATCACCTGGGCCAGCGCGATCCCGCACTCCACGGTGATGCGCGAGGCCAGCGAGGCGTCGTCGCGGGAGTAGTGCACGTGCCACGGATGACCGTCGTGGTTGGTGAGTTTCGGCGTCGAGGCACCGCGCGCGATGATCCCGTTGATCAACCCGGCCGCCTCGGCGTCGGAGCCGGTCGTGAACACCGGCGCGAACATGCCGCGCAGTGACCGGACCTCCTCCAGATCAGCGGTGGTGAGCTGACCGACCGCGCTGAACTCCCGGTCGTGAACGAACTTGTCGAGGTCCTCGAGAGTCTCCATCTCATCGACCTGACTACCCGGTGCGGGCAGCGTGTTGACGAGACGGACCAACGTGCCGAGGGCCTGCTCGGTGTCGTGCGAGAAAGTCACAATCACATCTCCAACGCGACGGGGTCTCCGTCTTGCCGGCAAGCCTAGCCGGACCCGATTCGTACGTCGCGGATTCGTGCGCTATGGTTACACCCGCTTGGGCGATTGGCGCAGTGGTAGCGCGCTTCGTTCACACCGAAGAGGTCACTGGTTCGAACCCAGTATCGCCCACCGAGCAGCCCCAGCCCGTCCTGTCCCTCAGGCCGGGCTTTCTGCTTTCCTCGGCCCGTCGCGGACGCCTGCGGGGTTGGGTATCGGTTCGATTACGGTTGGTCATTCGCTACTCGGCGCGTCGGTCTGCGAAGCCTCGACGAGTGACGTGAGTGCATCGATGATCGGCTTCTTGGCCTCGGGCACAACGTCGGGATCAAAGGTGTACCCGTCGAGTTTCGATGCGACAGGCCTCGCCCCGCGATCCCCTTGATTCGCTCGATGAACGCATCGACGCACGGTTCCACGCTCGGTGTGTGTGCGAGCGATTCGCGATCCACTCCGAACGTGAGGTGCCTGACCCCGAACCACTGGTCGCCGGCGAGCAAGGCCCACGCCGGATGGCGCGTTGCGCAGTTCAGTCCCTCAACGCCGCGCCGGGGCTATGCCTAGCCGAGGAAGCCGGTCGCTATTGCTGCGATGGCCGCGCCAGCTGTTTTGGTGCTGGCGCTGATGGCGGTTTTAGCGAGCCACGACGTAGATGTGGCCAACAACGGGTTGTATGGCTTGCGCCGATGCCATTGGCTGGCTGGACCTGTGGTGGGATGGGATCGGACCCTGGCACCGCTGAGCAGCCCCGCAGCAGCTCCGGGAG
Encoded here:
- a CDS encoding CGNR zinc finger domain-containing protein, encoding MTFSHDTEQALGTLVRLVNTLPAPGSQVDEMETLEDLDKFVHDREFSAVGQLTTADLEEVRSLRGMFAPVFTTGSDAEAAGLINGIIARGASTPKLTNHDGHPWHVHYSRDDASLASRITVECGIALAQVIASGERERLRRCEAPDCDDALIDLSRNRSKRYCDARTCGNRLHVAAYRERRKSAGD
- a CDS encoding aminotransferase class IV, yielding MITWVNGMLQDDPAAATISPLDHGLTTGDGVFETLKVVAGQPFAVTKHLERLARSAVGLGLPEPDEHEVRAGIAAVTKADPDLAFGRLRITYTGGVSPLSSDRGDSGTTLVVASQPIEQPAPSSAIVTVPWVRNERSAVAGLKTTSYAENVRALAYAKARGGSEAIFANTVGDLCEGTGSNIFCVYDGELVTPTLESGALAGVTRGLVIAWFGAVERDVPLARLAEADEVFLTSTTRDVQAIHKVDDRDLAAPGEVTAEVARVFAERSAEDIDP